DNA from Onychomys torridus chromosome 1, mOncTor1.1, whole genome shotgun sequence:
TAGCCACGCCCCCTTTCCAGAAACTTAGAGACCATATACATGTGAGATGATATCTGCACCTTTAGTTTGAGTTCATTGATCTCATTGTCTAGCCTCATGCCACACCACAGTGTTTTGGTTCATATAGCCTTGCTGTAAGTTTTGAAATGAGAAAGTGAGTGTCTAGCTACTTATATGGTTGTGGGTCTTTGGAAATCTCCATCTCTACAAGAATGCTAGGATTTACTTTCTAACTTTCCAAGCACCTGCTTGGGTTTTGATAGGCATTGCATTGCATCTGCTGACTGCTTTGGGTGGGGCCATCATCTTCCAAGACCATGTCCTCAGCCCTAGAATGAGGCCTGCTCCCCTCTATGTAGGTTtagtgtgatttcttcttttaagaagttTATTCTATATTTAAGGGGTACAGTCTGACATGGCAATTCATGTTATAATGAGCAGTGGTTAGGTCTGGGTAACTAGCACATCTGTCACCTCAGAcatgatttgttttgttgttgagaaCATTCAGTATCTTATCCACTAGTTATTTTGAAGTCTTCCAGAAGTTGTGGTCAACCATGTTAGAGAACATTCTAAGTCCAGTCATTCCCTGACACCTTTGACCATTCACTCtccttcccccagccttcccttctTGGCTTTGGTAACCAGTGTGCAATTCTGTCCTGTTCTATCAACTATTCACATCTTCCTCATGAGGAAGAGAACTTGTGTTTTGTGTCACTTGTGGCTGACTTATTTTACTTAGTGTCTTCTTTTCCATGTATATTACTTCAAATGGCAGAATTCAGTCTTTCCAATGGCTGAGATACCTATCATCTTGTTCAtacacactgtcttagttagagtttctattgttgtgaagagacatcatgactacggcaactcctataaaggaaaatatttaattgagggtagcttacagtttcagaggttcagtccattatcatcatggtgggacatggcagcatgctggcagacatggtgctgaagaaggagctgagagtcctacaccttGATCCCCAGGCAAAGGAAGTATGCTGTGTCACTGTGAGTAGCTTgagtataggagacctcaaagcccacccccacagtaacacacttcttctAATAAGGCCACtgctactccaacaaggccacacttcctaatagtaccactccctatgggcaaacattcaaacacatgagtctccCGTGGCCACCTATTCAAACCATCAAACATACCATGCTTCCTTTATCATGTTATTCTTTAAGAGATACCTAAGTTGACTCCATGTTCCACTGTGGGTACTGCTGAAATAAACATGTAAGGGCCTTTGTCTCATTCACATGCTCTTTTGAGGGCCTTTGGCTAGATGCCCAGCAATGGGCTTGTTGACCTGTGTGGCCAGTCTATTCCTGGTTTTCTTGGGAAACCCCACATTGCATGTGTAGCTTTAGATAGTGAATGaaattcaggatttttttttttaactgtgattggttctgtcctttttttttcaggacattCTTCATAGACATGCTTGTCTGTTTAGGGGTAGCCTGGAGGTCTCCAGGGCACTGTTCATTTGGGATAACATCAATGTGTCTATCATCACATTCCTTGATTCTTCTGCTCTGCCCACATCTGCTCTTGAATCCCTGTAATCATTGCTTTAGATTTAGATGCTGTATACTTGGGctccatagtttttgtttttatggctcACTTCATCATTCCTGTCAATTTTCTGAGGTTCAGTTTACAGAGACGTTGTCCATCATCCTCACATTCCTTAGATCTTCTCATGATTCCCATTAGCTCTGAACAGACTGAAGACCTCATGCTTAGGACTGTGTAGTGTACCTTTCTGTGTGGTGTGTTACTTTTGGAATTTCTTTTCATAGGTAAAATGGTTATTGAGGTAACACAGAGAAATTTCCTTTagtggccagaaaaaaaaaaaaagcaattcttCTCTTAGTCCGTAGATGAAGGCCAACGTTGAAGGCATGTATCTCACTAGAGACACCCCATATTTGGTCCCAAGAAATTTGATGTTTCTAGTTTTCCCAGCATGATCCCCAAGTTAGGCAGGGTAGAGATGTTAGGGATGTGAGGGTTTGGGCAGAAAGGGATGGAGTTATGTAGTCAGAACACTGGGCTGCCTAGTCTAGCTTTCAGTATTAACATGCAAAGACATTCTcccatttagtgtgtgtgtgtttgcccagTTTGCATGTGTTCTGTAAGGAACCAACACTGTGCATGGGTGTCCACAGCTCTGGGATGTGGAGATGGCACTGACTCCAACTTTCCCTTAGAGTTCCGACTGGTCaatggcagcagcagctgtgaGGGCCGTGTGGAGCTTCGGGTAAAGAAGAACTGGCAGCCCCTCTGTGCTGTCCACTGGGACTTAGCAGATGCCATGGTGCTCTGTCACCAGCTCAACTGTGGCTATGCGGTTGCTATACCCCAAGGAGGACACTTTGGAAATGTGAGCGATCTTATCTGGACAGATGTGTTTCACTGTGTGGGGACAGAGCCCCATTTGCTGAGCTGCCCAGCAAGTACCCTAGGGGCCAAGGCATGCACCCTGGAAAATTCAGCCTCGGTTATCTGCTCAGGTGAGTGCATGCAGCCATGAGACTGGGAAGGAGAAGGTAAGCAGGACTGATGGACAAAGTTGTGAAACGGTTGGTAGGGTGATAATAGGTGGGCCTGTTCAGTGCAATGGTCCTCTGCTCTTCAGAGTTTCTCTCTGTCAGGTCTCCAGGATGCCCTACGGCTGAGGGATGGACAGAGCCACTGTGATGGGCGAGTAGAAGTCTTCCTGGATGGTGTGTGGGGGCGTGTGCTGGACAATGCCTGGGACCTGCATGATGCTGCTGTGGTGTGCAGGCAGCTCGGGTGCGGAAAGGCACAGCGAGCCTATGACGCTCCAGCACCCGACCACAAGACAGTCCCTGTGGGGTTGAGCCTGGTGCGTTGCTTGGGCTCTGAGACCCATCTGGCCCAGTGCAATGTGTCAGTGTCCCAGGTGGTGCCTGTGGGGACTTTGCAGGATGCAGGCGTGGTATGCTCAGGTGAGTGTGGGGTGTCCTCTCCTCCGCGTCCCACCCTGGTTCCGCCTTACTCATATTGTCCAGTATGACAATTTGAATAggtctttcctctctgcagggAGCTTGCGCATACGGTTGGCAGAGGGTAAGGGCCGCTGTGCTGGGCGTGTCGAAGTGTTCTATCAGGGCACATGGGGCACTGTATGTGATGATGCCTGGGACCTGCGGGATGCCCATGTGGTCTGCAGGCAGCTGGGCTGTGGCTATGCCCTCAGTGCTCCTGGGGCTGCCCATTTTGGAGCAGGAACTGGGCGCATCTGGATGGATGAACTAGGTTGCCTGGGCGAAGAGGCTGCTCTCTGGGAGTGCCAGTCAGGAGGCTGGGGTCAACAAGACTGTGGGCACAAGGAGGATGCAGGTGTGGTCTGTGCAGGTGGGTACCACAGGTCCAGCTTAGTAAGTCCAGTCTTCCCCAACTCTGCCTGCCTGACTGGGCCCTCTGTCTACAGAATTTACTGATATAAGGCTGCAGGAACACAGCCAGCCATGCACAGGCCGCCTGGAAGTTTTCTACAATGGAACTTGGGGTGGCGTCTGCCAGTCCTTGAGTGCTGCCTCTTTGAGGGTTCTGTGTGAACAGCTGGGCTGTGGGTCCCAAGGACAGCTGCTGGCCAGGCCCAGGAGCTCATCTACACTGGAGACTGTCTGGCTGAAGTCCATTCAGTGCAGGGACAAGCATGACAGGTCCTTGTGGCAATGCCCCTCAGAACCCTGGAACAGGCATTCTTGCCTCAGTGGAGAGGAAGCTTGGCTGGTGTGTACAGGTGAGCTGTGTTGTGGGTTTTTGTGGGGTATCACTGTGGCTCTGGGTGGGGTGTGGATCATATGGACTCATCTCAGGCTCCTGTTACTCCTGCTTCTCCTAAAGACAGTTCATGGTGGAATAGTGTGTGGAATTCCCCGGCTTTGTGAATATCCTTTGAAACCTAGAGATTTTCTCCCTCTGGTTATGGGGAGACAGCACTGAAAAGATGAATGGTGCCGTGGTGGGGCTGGTACCGGTGGAAACATCACAAGCCATGGCCACAACCaccagagttacagagagcttggaaggagggaggagagccaggcctggagagagagagatggtgggagcagagcggggagggaacagagagagagagcgtgggctctgcttctggctttttaaggtgggTACATAGTTGCCAGTGCccccctgatgatgtaagacacaagaccccCAGCTGTGCACGTACAGGATCCTAACAAGCACAATGGAAAGaaagtatttcttaattttttgttgttgttgttgttgttgttgttgttgttgttgttgttgtttgagacagggtttctctgtagagttttggtgcctgtcctggatctcgctctatagaccaggctggacttgaactcacagagatctgcctggttctgcctcccgagtgctgggattaaaggtgtgtgccaccaccgcctggcattatTTAGATTTTTGATTTCTCAGCTTCTGACATTGGTGTGATTCTTAATTTCCACACAGAAAAGACAGAAGTTTCTCAGGATATGGAGCAGATTTCCAACTGCTCATCAACACTTAGCTGCCCAGGTAACCCTCCCTCCACGAGTCTCCTAAGAGCCTATCACCCAGGAAGTATCACACATTGATTGCTGACCCCTTTTCAGAGGAAGGTGCACTTCGCGTGTTTGGGGGTGCCAATGGCTGCTCTGGACGAGTGGAGTTCTGGCACGGAGGATCATGGGGCACAGTATGCGATGACTCCTGGGACCTGGCAGATGCCGAAGTTGTGTGCCGGCAACTGGGCTGTGGCCCAGCCATAGCTGCCTTGCGTAATGCTGCCTTCGGCCCTGGTTCAGGGCCCATATGGCTAGATGAAGTGGGATGCCGAGGCAGTGAGACGTCTCTGGGAGCCTGCCAGGCCGAACCGTGGGGATATGGAGACTGCTCCCACAAGGAGGATGCTGGTGTCCACTGCCTGGGTGAGTGAGACAGCGAACagtggtggagagaggaatgtCACATTGATGGTTTTCGCCATTTGCCACCCTTGTTCTGTTCAGACAAATCCTTGAGCACAGGACCCCAATGTTTAGGGTCCCATTGGTGCTGCAGGGACAGATTGCCACCTCAGTCCTGTATAGCTTTTGCTCACCCAGTGGCTGCCACCCACAAACTATGGGCCTGTCTGTGCCGTCGAGGGTGCTTGATAATTCCCCAACCTGCATGTCTTTTGCAGATATCTCTACAACCGAGACACCAGGTAAGTGGCTCTTTGTTTATTCTCTCCCCCCGCCCCTTTCATCCATTGTCACCCGGACAGACTGCAGTGGCACTCTTTTCTGATCTTCCTTGAGAACCTCTGAGACTACATGCCATGAATGCACCCTTTGCATCAGGTATAAGCCTGCGGGGATAGACTCCTAGTCTGTGATGGAAACTACTCATCTGTAATGTGTCTGCTAGATGGGAAAACATGGGGGACCAAATTCCTGGGTCACCAGCAGCCCCTTCTAGGGGCCTTTAACTTGCAGACTATGTGATTTTGTCTGAGTATGCCATATCCTATTGGCTAGCATGTCCATAACAGAGCAGAGGGAAAGACAATGAGGATTCCCTCACATGGACTTTCTCCATTCTTCAAACTGCACCTGGGCACTTGGGTCCTCTTTCCTAGGGCATCTTGTCCTGTTAACACAGAGGATCTTACATGAGCAGCCACCTGCCTATGTAACACTGATGCCACACTGTCCTGGGTTGCTCATGGGGAGGGTGATGTCATCCAGGCCCAGCATCCACCTGTCCCAGGTTGCCCAGGTACATAGTACACACATTCATTTGCTACCCATTTCTGTGCCTCACAGGCAGTTCTCTGGCTCCTCCATCTGCTCCTGAGGTCTGGACTCTACCTGAAATTGCCTGCTTGGTTCTTGGCTGCCTCCTGGGCATTGTTTTTCTGGTTCTGGCTGCTAAGTGGTATCACAGCAGAGCCATCAGCATGGGTAAGGAACAAGCTGGTTATAGTTCACAAAGGTAGTGGAACAGAAGTCTGGGGGAAGCTTTGTGAGATTCTAGCCACCACAGGCTCTCTATGCTTTAATTATTGTCTTGAATGCCGGCAAGTCTCCATGATAGCCAATGCTGAGTTAGTATCTGGAGATTCCTGAGTTATTATGTTCCAGAGGACTCTGGGTTTGTCCACTGTGCTGAGGATATTCTGCATCTGCACAATGGGCTCCATTGCATCTCCCACCATCACTTGTGCTGTCCTGAGTGAGCTCTTTCACAGATGAGATGTTGGTGTAAGACCCACAAGCCCTATACCAGACCTCTGTGCTCTGTGTATTCTGAGTAGTGGGAGGTCCCATTGAGGGCACCTGCAGTCAAGGGCTTTTCCCTTATGTGGGTTCTCAGCACGCATGCACGAGAGCCACAGGAACCAGAGAGGGTGGCTGAGACTTTAGCTGTTCTTGTTTTGCAAAGTTCTGGTGTGGTGTCTGCAGGATCTGGAGTGATGGGGCAGCTGCCCTCAGATGCTATCTATGAATACATTGAAACAGTCTCTAtggaggaaaggacagaggagCCAGCAGCAACTCAGAGCCTGGTGCAGGATGAGGATTATGATGATGCAGAAGAGCCTGAGGACAGCCCTGGGGAAGATACAGAGGCTGGGCACCATTGAGCCTGACTGGTGTGCACCTCTGTTCCCTGAGTTCCAGCACATCCTTTCTGCTGTTATGCTCTCATAAAGTGATTCTTCTTGGAATCCCTGAGGATCAAATGagtgtctctctctttaaatATTGATGGGGCTGTTTGCTGCCCAAATGCTGATGTTGATGCTGAAGCTGAAATAAAAAGCTGTGATGACCCCTACCATCAACAGATGACCTTGTACTGGCCTTGAGGTTATAAAACTGTCCAAAGTGTGATATAATCCTCAGGGACTATAGCCTTCCCTGTCCCCATTTAACCAAACTGATGTCATTAAATTTCTTTCAACTTAGAATTAATTGTCCACCCTTTATAGAACTGTTATCACATTCAACCATGAAACTTGTTCTCTTCTGAGCCTCAGTCACTGCCTGACCTTGGACTTCACTCTCATAGGTTTTGTGTGTTTCTCAcaatgtcttagttagtgttccattgctgtgaaaagacaccatgaccacagctcccataaaagaaagatttaattgggacttgctttcagtttcagaggtttagtctattattatcATGGTGAAAATCATggtggcaagcaggcagacagggtgctggagaagtagctgagagttctacattgctgtggatattgctctgtataaataaaatactgattggccagtatccaggcaggaactataggtgggacaagtagagaagaggattctgggaagtagaaggctgaggcagagagacctgccagcggccaccaggacaaggaaaatgtaaggtaccagtaagccacgagtcacatggcaaagtatagattaatagaaatgggctgaatgtaagagtaagagctagactaGACAacggcaggcctgagctaatggctaagcagtttaaataatataagcatctgtgtgtttattttataagtgggctgccggactgacagggcttggcaggggctggagagaaggtctccagctacactacATCTGGTAAGcagtagggagagagagacttgggCTTGGAATGGGCCTTTTGAAACCagaaagcccaccccccagtgacacccttccaacaaggccatacctcttaatcctttcaaacactggtgaccaaatgttcaaatgtatgagcctctgggggccattcttgttcaaaccaccacagacaaaCACTGACCACCTTCATCTAGCCACCATCTCATGCCCAGACCAACCTGGGGTCACTCTTCCCACCAAACCTATCACAACCTGCCAGTGATCATTGCCAAGGAATTGGAGTTGAATTTTAGACTGAACAGAACCAGGGAATCCGAGGCAGTGCAGCCTGGGGATGCTTTTACTGGCATTCTGTACAGCTTTTATTCCGGAGTGCTCAGAGTGAACTCAAAGCAGGGACAGGGTGATGACGTGATGATGAAAGGGGAAACTTGAATTAGTAAAATTGAAGCTCTAGAGAGAGGATTTGCTATTATCTTGCTTAGGAAACACTAAGttacacaaagtagaatttagctaaAGGAGCGCCACCTCCTATATGACTGGAAGCTAGTGGTACACTGACCAGGCTTGTTAGAAACTGTAGGAAAGAACATTCGTGCCATAATTGAAGTTTAGGGTGCTGAGAAAGTTTCTGCTAATGTTCCAAGACTGACCTGCAATTAGGCCCTGTCCCCATAAGGAGAGAAGACAGCCCTGATTTACAACCAGCCATTAGGCCCATCCCCTTATCTAAGAACATGCCTCCAAGGGGCAGCTCAAGGGGGCAGGCAGGGTCACAACCATCATTTAAGTCCTGGTCTGCCATTAAGTCATGTGAGCCATTATTGAGAATCATAATCTTCCAAGTGGGCAAGATGGCCCTGGGTAACAACTACTGGGAAAGGACAACACAGGTGTACTTAAGAAATAATCCTGGCAATATCTTTGAGTGTAAATTTCCCATCTGCCCAAGTGTCCAGACTTGCTGTCTCCTGTCTGTTTTCCTGAAATCACCCTTAATCCTCCAGGGACCTACTTTAACCCTCCCACTAAGATCACAGGCAACTTGTTCCCAGTCAATCTGGACAGCCTATATCAGCTCAGATCCCGACTCTACTCACCGTAATAGAAAATCTGCTTGCTTTTCTGCCATTTGTCTCTTCTCTCAACCTTGCTCCCCTAACCCCTCCACCCCTGCCATAGCATTGGCAGTTTTATTTCCAACAACCCTTTCTTTTCACCCAGTCTGATCTGATACTTTCTCTGCAACATGCTTATAATCTCTAAGTGTGCAGAATGATTTCTCACTGGGAAGGCATATTAATTctataacaacagaaacaaggaaaacaTACAGAGTATTTCTTATTAGTTTTATCAGTTGTGCTCTGGACACAGGGTGTCTTATGGATGAATGGGGACTGTTCATACAATGCCCTTGAGAACTGAGTCTGACTGGGCCTCTGTCCCACTGAAGACCTTCTTTACAGCCTCATTTTCTCCTGGGTATAGGAACAGGGCAGCAGATTTAGACTGGTCTTGGTTGTGGACTGAACCCTTCCATAGTCCCAGAGAGATGTCCCCACCTTAGCCCTCTGTCCTGAGCCTTGCCTCATGATGCCTGGCAAGACACTACTGTGGTTTCTCTAGTCCTGTGCCTCACTGATCTGGATCCAGCCTGTATAGGGACATGATTTGCTCTTGGATACTCCACAGACAAACaatagcacacatacacaccctgcAAACATGCTTATCTCCCAAGTACCCCAGCTGCACCATGTACATCTTCCTCCATATTCCCGATGAGCCCCCCACCCATTACTAGAGCAATGCCAGAATTTGTTCATAGGTAGTTTCATAAGTAACACACTGAGATGGGAGGGAGAGTGCCCAATGACTATACCCTGCACAGCCAAGTGTCTTTGTGACAGTCAGATGAATCTTTCACTGGTAATGTGTGCCTAGGTGTGCAGAGCCTGGATCAGGGAGGAATGTGGCCCTGGAAAGGTCAGGAGGAAGCTTTAGTTTTGAGGAGTAACCAGGGATATGCATCCCCAGCTGAGTCCTCCCTGTTTTAGGCCttggcaggtgggagagcaggAAAGGGAGCATGATAGAATGTTGTCATGTTGGTGTCTTGGTGGGTTTTATTCCTTTTATGAATTGTTCTGCAGATTCCCTACTCTTCCCAGTTGGGTTCTAGGTCAAGGTGGCCCAGAGGTTTTGgggaaatatacatatatggtcAGGGCTGCTCTTAGGACCAGACAATGAAGTAGGTTTTGCCCTTTGTTGCCTTCAGCTGGACCCTCTATATGGTGCCCCCCCATCTAGGGTATGATAGAGACCCCTTCACTTGGTGTGGGGACTCTGCAGGTTTTGCTGATACCTTTGTTTCTGTAAGTTCATTAACAAGCCCTTTGTCCTGTGATAGTAATCAGTAAACTCAATCAGTGATGCCAGTTGGTCCTGTCTTGAGTGGTGAAGTCATTAACACCACCTGGAAGCATCTCCTACTGGGAGCCTGAGATTGTCCCCTGCACCTCCCATGGTATTTCCTTCTCATTCTAATCCTGCTCTAACATCCCTAACATTGGCTGTATCACCACTTGGCCACGCTCTGGCCCTCCAACTTACTTATCTACAGCCATGTGATCATTTCCTCCCTTGGGTTCCTTCCCACTGCCTCAGAGCCACTGACATGGATACAGTTGCCTAGCTGAGTGAAATGGGCCAAATAATCtcactccacagcttttgatgaGGTGCTAAGCATTGCTGTCTTTTTAATACATCACTTGATTTGGGATCTTCTTATTGTATACCTATATTCATGCCTGGAATCGTGTTCtcaagtttgcttttgttttcaaggTTATAATGAGTACATTATGTAATGAGCTGGGGAGGATTTTGCAATTGTTTTGTTCTTGTATGGAGgattagtttgctttctgttgctatgataaatatcATGACCAACAGCTACTTAGAGGAGGAATGGGTTTCTTTGATTTACACTTCTAGGTCACAAGTCATAattagggaagtcagggcaggaactcaagtagaaACCATAGAGGAATGATGCTCACAGTCTTGctctcttggcttgctcagctacctttcttatattgCCCACATCCATTTGCCCAGGGATGGTGCACTCACAGTAGACTGGACAATTTTTCAAAGACACAGGTCAGTCTGATACCCTCAGtttttcaactgaggctcccttttCCCAGAGACTCTAGGTTGTGTAAAATTGTCAATAAAAACTAACCTGCACAGCTTAGCTCTTTCCTGCTGACCCTGTCAACCTTCCCTTTTTAGCTAATTTCCATTCCCTTGTATCAATCACCAAAatccacacatttttttttttttttaccagggATCCTAGTGGTGGGTGAGCGATTCTCACCattcttcctgtcctccattaCCCTGTGTCCAGACTTACTCTAGTGCTGTAGCAGTCTGCTTGTTGAACCTCTCCTCCCACCAAACTTCATTCGCTGGGTGAGGCCCACAGTTCCCTTAGCCCTTTCATTTTCATCTCTCCAGACTTAGTCTTTGTCCTGCTGCAGCCAGTTTGCACAAGCCCCACTAAAACCACACGTCTCCTCCCTGGGGAATCACCTCCTGGTGCAGACCCAGAGTTTCCCTCATTATTTCCTACAGCCTTTCTTCccagcccatccccattccttGCTGCCATCCATGGTCTATTGAAGCACTCTCGATGAGGGACTCTAGGCCATGACTCTTGTGTTGGATGCAGAAAGGCTAAAAAGAACCAAAAGATGGAATATCACCTAACAAAAGATATCAATAACAAGAAACACCTCAAAACATAATAACTCCAGATGCATATACAACATCACAAAACACAAACCTGAATAGCCAAGACAATATTCCTCTACCAGAACCCCAGTAACCCCATTCCAGGAGGCCCCGAGAAATGTGATTTAGCTGGAACACAAGACAAAgacttcaaaatagcaattatgaATATGTCTAGGGACCCTGAATAGGATATTCATAAATTCTTGAGTAAAGTCtgtgaaaatacaaagaaacaatggaatgaaataataaaacaatttcaagacataaaagtagaaatagaattaCTAAGGTAAATCTAAACTGAGATAGAACTGGAAACGAAAAATTTAGGGAGCCAAACAAAACCCTCAGAGGTAAGCCTTGCCAACAGTGTACAAGACATGGATGGAGAATTTCAGATCTTGGAGacaggtagaagaaatggatatctcactcaaagaaaatgttaaattgaaaaaaagaatccaggaacaaaacatccaggcaatctgggacactatgaaaaacaaaacacacaaataacaggtatagaggagggagaagaagcacagatcagaggcacagaaaatattttaaacaaaattgtagaagaaaattGCTTCAACCTAAACAAGGAGGTGACTATCAAGGTACAAAAAACACGCAGAACTCAAAATAGACAGagtcagaaaagaaatttctcacaacacataataatcaaaatactaaatgtacagaagacagaaagaacattgAAAGTTGCAAAATGAAAAGATCAAGTCACATAAAAAGGTAGACCcatagaataacacctgacttctcaatagagaatCAGAAAGTCTGAAGGGCCTGTGTGGGTGTTCTACAAACTCTGAGAAGCCACAgatgccagcttagactactgTACTCAGCAAAATAGCCAGTCACAATctactgagaaagaaaaacattccatgataaaatgaaatttaaacacTATCTCTTTACCAATCCAACTCTACAGAAggcacaagaaaaaaattaaatgtaagaaaGTTAAACATACCCAATAATCCCAGAGCAGTAAATAAAAAAGGGGTAGGGCACACCataaaaaccaaataacaaaaatcaaTAGTATCTATTGCTCATTGATGACTTTCAATATCTGTGTTCTCAATTCTTCAGTaaaaagacacatactaacaGACTGGATAAGAAAATAGATCTAGCTTTCTGTTGCATCTAAAAAGtatacctcaacatcaaggaaAGACATCATCTCTGgtgaaaaggatggaaaaagttGTTCCAAACAAATGATTCAAGAAGGAAATAAGTATGCCACTTTAATACCTGGAGCAATACATTTCAAACAAAgagacactacatactcatcaaaggaaaaatccaccaaagaGTATTTcacttctaaacatttatgcaccaaacacaaggacaaCAAAGTCAGGTAGAATAACCACTACTAATACAGCTAAAATCATATATTAGTCCTCACACAGTAATAGTGGGTGATTTCAATATCCAATACTATCACCAATAGACAGattatccagacaaaaactaaacagaaatgctAGAGTTAAACAATGTCCTAATCAAATGGACCTTGTAGACATCCGCAGAACATTttatcctaacacaaaagaactTTCAAGTACGTTCAAGAACAAAAAGTACTTTCTTCTCGGGAGTTCATGGGACTTTCTCCAAAATGGATCACAtgcttggacacaaagcaagtctcttgggacctctccagcactctgcctattcctgttctcatgtggtcatcatttatcatggtctgttattccttgttctccctttctgttcttgatccagctgggatctcctgctctcctaagctttctttccctcaaaccttgcccttcattactcccactgtcatccagcttgttcatgtagatctcatccatttctctgtcattgggcaatccctgtgtctttcc
Protein-coding regions in this window:
- the LOC118577472 gene encoding scavenger receptor cysteine-rich domain-containing protein SCART1-like; this translates as MGGSLQISAIVVLCYETLGSPTSKQDCFGHQLQEAPHCRRHYLSSGIVGLAGENLVNFLGGDNKCEGQIQLLYDGQWGLMCGDSLNMQEASVICRQLGCGSVHSISQYILTPEEMKQPWLYGAQCHGEEATLWECLLGPWGTLSSCKCQCVAVIICSGGTTRQIGLADGSSPCAGIPEATGLSGLALRCDLQKEEAGVLCRQLECGTALQWSRAHHGADRKEEEKYVRCQGTEPDILHCQINVNFLEQCDLLTYTQVMCTGHVEARLLGGTHPCEGRLEVLRGLTWGTVCYDDLDLPMANVVCQELGCGTAVSILESSHFGHGSGPVWTEAFHCVGNESLLFHCLKEPGHQCSHGQDAALTCSEKKFRLVNGSSSCEGRVELRVKKNWQPLCAVHWDLADAMVLCHQLNCGYAVAIPQGGHFGNVSDLIWTDVFHCVGTEPHLLSCPASTLGAKACTLENSASVICSGLQDALRLRDGQSHCDGRVEVFLDGVWGRVLDNAWDLHDAAVVCRQLGCGKAQRAYDAPAPDHKTVPVGLSLVRCLGSETHLAQCNVSVSQVVPVGTLQDAGVVCSGSLRIRLAEGKGRCAGRVEVFYQGTWGTVCDDAWDLRDAHVVCRQLGCGYALSAPGAAHFGAGTGRIWMDELGCLGEEAALWECQSGGWGQQDCGHKEDAGVVCAEFTDIRLQEHSQPCTGRLEVFYNGTWGGVCQSLSAASLRVLCEQLGCGSQGQLLARPRSSSTLETVWLKSIQCRDKHDRSLWQCPSEPWNRHSCLSGEEAWLVCTEKTEVSQDMEQISNCSSTLSCPEEGALRVFGGANGCSGRVEFWHGGSWGTVCDDSWDLADAEVVCRQLGCGPAIAALRNAAFGPGSGPIWLDEVGCRGSETSLGACQAEPWGYGDCSHKEDAGVHCLDISTTETPGSSLAPPSAPEVWTLPEIACLVLGCLLGIVFLVLAAKWYHSRAISMGSGVMGQLPSDAIYEYIETVSMEERTEEPAATQSLVQDEDYDDAEEPEDSPGEDTEAGHH